In Pseudomonas sp. ADAK2, the genomic window CGGCAAGCGCGCGTCGTAGAAGGCGAACAGGGTTTCTTCATCGGCGAGGATGTCGCGCCGACGAGCCTTGGCCTCCAGTTCATCGAGCTGTTCCAGCAACTGCGCATTGGCCGTCAGGCACTTGGCCTTGGACTGAATCTCGCCGCGCACCAAACCTTCGCGAATGAAAAACTCACGGGACACCACCGGATCAATCGGCCCGTAATGCACCGGCCGCCGCCCGACCACAATCAAACCGAACAGAGTGATCTGCTCGAAGGCCACAACCTGGCCGCGCTTCTTCTCCCAATGGGGTTCGAAGTGGTTTTTCTTGATCAGGTGCCCGGCCAGCGGCTCGATCCAGTCAGCGTCGATCTTGGCCACCATACGCGCATAGAGCTTGGTGGTTTCCACCAGTTCGGCGGCCATCAGCCATTGCGGACGCTTCTTGCCCAGGCCCGACGACGGGTGAATCCAGAAACGCCGCTGACGCGCGCCAAGGTAATCGCCGTCTTCGGTTTTCTGGCCGATCTGGCTGAGCAAACCGGAGAGCACGGCTTTGTGCAGTTTCGGGTAATCCGCCGGCTCTTTATTGAGGCTGAGCTGCATGTCGCGGCAGATCAGGCTCAACTGCCGATGAGAATCGCGCCACTCGCGCAAGCGCAAGTAGTTGAGGAAATTTTTGCGGCACCAGTTACGCAGCGGACTAGCGGTCAACGCCTGGCGCTGTTCTTCAAAACCCCGCCACAGATTGACCAGCCCGGCAAAGTCCGAGTCCACGTCTTTCCATTGCGCATGGGCTTGGTCGGCGGCTTGTTGGCGTTCCGGTGGGCGCTCGCGCGGGTCCTGGATCGACATGGCGCTCGCGACGATCAGCACTTCCTGCAAGCTGCCGAGTTTCGCCGCTTCCAGCAGCATGCGGCCCATGCGCGGGTCCACTGGCAAACGCGCCAGTTGCCGACCGAGCGGGGTCAGCTGACTGTTGCGATCCACCGCCGACAACTCTTGCAGCAGGTTGAAACCGTCGCTGATGGCCTTGCCATCCGGCGGCTCGATAAACGGGAAATCGGTGATCTCGCCGAGGCGCAGATGCAGCATCTGCAAAATAACGGCGGCAAGGTTGGTGCGCAGGATTTCCGGGTCGGTAAATTCCGGGCGACCGATGAAGTCTTCTTCGCCATAGAGGCGAATACAAATGCCCGGCTCGACCCGCCCGCAACGCCCCTTACGCTGGTTGGCGCTGGCCTGGGAAATCGCTTCGATGGGCAGGCGCTGGACCTTGGCGCGGTAGCTGTAGCGGCTGATGCGCGCGGTGCCGCTGTCGATCACGTAACGGATGCCCGGCACCGTCAGCGAAGTCTCGGCGACGTTGGTCGCCAGGACCACGCGGCGGCCGGGGTGCGACTGGAAAATCCGCTGTTGTTCGGCCGGCGACAACCGCGCATACAGCGGCAGGATTTCGGTGTGCTTGAGCTGGGCCTTGCGCAGCATGTCCGCCGCGTCGCGAATCTCCCGCTCGCCGGGCAGGAACACCAGCACATCGCCGGGGCTCTTGCGCTCGCTGCGTTCGAACGCGGCGATTTCGTCGAGGGTGGCGAGAATCGCCTGATCGACGGTCAAGTCGTCCTCGACGCGGTTGCCCTCCTCGTCCTGCTCCAGGGTCAGCGGGCGATACCAGGTGTCCACCGGGAAGGTCCGGCCGGAAACCTCAACAATCGGTGCATCGTCGAAGTGCTTGGAGAAGCGCTCCAGGTCGATGGTCGCCGAGGTGATGATAACTTTCAGATCCGGGCGGCGCGGCAGCAGGGTTTTCAGGTAGCCGAGCAGGAAATCAATGTTGAGGCTGCGTTCGTGGGCTTCGTCGACGATGATCGTGTCGTAGCGTTCGAGGTAGCGGTCGTTCTGGGTTTCCGCCAGCAGGATGCCGTCGGTCATCAGCTTGATCAGGGTGTTGGAATCGCTCTGGTCCTCGAACCGCACCTGATAGCCGACCAGCGCGCCCAGCGGCGTGGCCAGTTCTTCGGCAACCCGGCTGGCGACGCTGCGTGCGGCGATCCGGCGCGGCTGGGTGTGGCCGATCAAACCATGCTGGCCGCGACCGATCTCCAGGCAGATCTTCGGCAACTGGGTGGTTTTACCCGAACCGGTTTCGCCGGCAATGATCAGCACCTGATGCTTGAGCAGCGCTGCTTTGATTTCGTCGCGCTTGGCGGCGATCGGCAAACTGTCGTCGTAACGAATCACCGGCAGGCTGGCACGCCGCGCCAACACCTGATCACAGGACGCCTGCGTGCGCGTCACCCACTGGGCCAGCTTGGCTTCATCAGGTTTCTTGCGCAGCTCAAGCAACTGCCGCCGCAGCCGGTGGCGGTCGGCAAGCATGGCGTGATCGAGGTTTTTCAGCAGTTTGTCGATGGAAGGCGATTCGTCAGTCATCAGGTACGCAATAAGTCGTCTAGTGGCGCAGGGGGGCGATTGTCGCAGATTTGCGGCACCGTGTGATCGTTCCCACGCTGATCGTTCCCACGCTCTGCGTGGGAATGCAGCCAGGGACGCTCTGCGTTCCAAGAGCGGACGCGGAGCGTCCGGGGAGGCATTCCCACGCGGAGCGTGGGAACGATCAGCACGATCAGTGGGAACTATTCGTTATCCAGGCCCTTACGGCGGTAGGGAAACACGTCGATGACCTTCCCCGCCCGAATCGCCTCCTGCAAACTTTTCCAGTAATCCGCGTTGTACAACTCCCCATGCAACTGATCAAACAACCGCCGCTGCCCGGCATCGGCGAACAGAAACGGCGGAAACTCCTCGGGAAACACATCCAGCGGCCCGATCGAATACCACGGCTCGGACGCCATCTCGTCTTCCGGCGTGCGCGGCTGCGGGATGTGGCGGAAGTTGGCTTCGGTCAGGAAGCAA contains:
- the hrpA gene encoding ATP-dependent RNA helicase HrpA, producing the protein MTDESPSIDKLLKNLDHAMLADRHRLRRQLLELRKKPDEAKLAQWVTRTQASCDQVLARRASLPVIRYDDSLPIAAKRDEIKAALLKHQVLIIAGETGSGKTTQLPKICLEIGRGQHGLIGHTQPRRIAARSVASRVAEELATPLGALVGYQVRFEDQSDSNTLIKLMTDGILLAETQNDRYLERYDTIIVDEAHERSLNIDFLLGYLKTLLPRRPDLKVIITSATIDLERFSKHFDDAPIVEVSGRTFPVDTWYRPLTLEQDEEGNRVEDDLTVDQAILATLDEIAAFERSERKSPGDVLVFLPGEREIRDAADMLRKAQLKHTEILPLYARLSPAEQQRIFQSHPGRRVVLATNVAETSLTVPGIRYVIDSGTARISRYSYRAKVQRLPIEAISQASANQRKGRCGRVEPGICIRLYGEEDFIGRPEFTDPEILRTNLAAVILQMLHLRLGEITDFPFIEPPDGKAISDGFNLLQELSAVDRNSQLTPLGRQLARLPVDPRMGRMLLEAAKLGSLQEVLIVASAMSIQDPRERPPERQQAADQAHAQWKDVDSDFAGLVNLWRGFEEQRQALTASPLRNWCRKNFLNYLRLREWRDSHRQLSLICRDMQLSLNKEPADYPKLHKAVLSGLLSQIGQKTEDGDYLGARQRRFWIHPSSGLGKKRPQWLMAAELVETTKLYARMVAKIDADWIEPLAGHLIKKNHFEPHWEKKRGQVVAFEQITLFGLIVVGRRPVHYGPIDPVVSREFFIREGLVRGEIQSKAKCLTANAQLLEQLDELEAKARRRDILADEETLFAFYDARLPAEIHQTATFDSWYKVNSQKDPQLLIMREEDVLAREASEVTALHYPDTLHIGDLELALSYHFEPNHPRDGVTLRVPAPLLPMLPPERLEWLVPGVIEAKCIALVRNLPKALRKNFVPVPDFVKAALQRMTFAEGSLPQALGRELLRMTGARVSDEAWMEASQQVDSHLRMNLEIVDGQGKFLGEGRDLAELTARFAEASQAALAVPQTAKNQLPVEPKVFAAVAEKTQQKIAGLSMTVYPALVEEGGTVKEGRFSTPAEAEFQHRRALQRLLMQQLAEPAKFLRGKLPGLTELGLMYRELGRIDALVEDILLASLDSCILEGEDPLPRDGAGLASLAERKRGGWTEHAERLAKLTLEILKLWHGLQKRFKGKIDLAQAVALNDIKQQLSHLVYPGFVRETPMQWLKELPRYLKAVEQRFEKIGAQVQRDRVWSGELSGLWAQYQTRANKHAQEGKRDPQLELYRWWLEEYRVSLFAQQLGTKVPISDKRLNKQWTQVEP